A genomic segment from Diceros bicornis minor isolate mBicDic1 chromosome 5, mDicBic1.mat.cur, whole genome shotgun sequence encodes:
- the PAK6 gene encoding serine/threonine-protein kinase PAK 6: MFRKKKKKRPEISAPQNFQHRVHTSFDPKEGKFVGLPPQWQNILDTLRRPKPVVDPSRITRVQLQPMKTVVRGSSVPVDGYISGLLNDIQKLSVISSNTLRGRSPTSRRRAQSLGLLGDEHWATDPDMYLQSPQSEHTDPHGLYLSCNGGTPAGRRQTPWTEPQSPRVLPNGLATKAQSLGPTEFQGATQRCLQLGACLQSSPPGASPPTATGRRGAKAARHGSEEARPQSCLLGSAAGRPGGEGSPSPKTQENSLKRRLFRSMFLSTPATAPPSSKPGPPTQSKPSSSFRPLQKGSPSSLVGKAQSLPSDQPVGIFSPLTTSDTSSPQKSLRTAPAAGPPPGRSSPAGSPRTRHAQISTSNLYLPHDPAVAKGALAGEDTGVVTHEQFKAALRMVVDQGDPRLLLDSYVKIGEGSTGIVCLAREKHSGRQVAVKMMDLRKQQRRELLFNEVVIMRDYQHLNVVEMYKSYLVGEELWVLMEFLQGGALTDIVSQVRLNEEQIATVCEAVLQALAYLHAQGVIHRDIKSDSILLTLDGRVKLSDFGFCAQISKDVPKRKSLVGTPYWMAPEVISRSLYATEVDIWSLGIMVIEMVDGEPPYFSDSPVQAMKRLRDNPPPKLKNSHKVSPVLRDFLERMLVRDPQERATAQELLDHPFLLQTGLPECLVPLIQLYRKQTSAC; the protein is encoded by the exons ATGTTccgcaagaaaaagaagaaacgcCCTGAGATCTCGGCCCCACAGAACTTCCAGCACCGCGTCCATACCTCCTTTGACCCCAAGGAAGGCAAGTTTGTGGGTCTCCCCCCACAATGGCAGAACATCCTGGACACACTGCGGAGACCGAAGCCCGTGGTGGACCCTTCCCGCATCACGCGGGTGCAGCTGCAGCCCATGAAG acAGTGGTGCGGGGCAGCTCAGTGCCCGTGGACGGCTACATCTCGGGGCTGCTCAATGACATCCAGAAGTTGTCGGTCATCAGCTCCAACACCCTGCGTGGCCGCAGTCCCACCAGCCGGCGGCGGGCACAGTCCCTGGGGCTGCTGGGGGATGAGCACTGGGCCACCGACCCGGACATGTACCTGCAGAGCCCCCAGTCTGAGCACACTGACCCCCATGGCCTCTACCTCAGCTGCAACGGGGGCACACCAGCAGGCCGCAGGCAGACGCCATGGACCGAGCCGCAGAGCCCACGGGTCCTGCCCAATGGGCTGGCCACCAAGGCACAGTCCCTGGGCCCCACCGAGTTCCAGGGTGCCACACAGCGCTGCCTGCAGCTGGGCGCCTGTCTGCAGAGTTCCCCACCCGGCGCCTCACCCCCCACAGCCACTGGTAGGCGTGGGGCCAAGGCTGCCAGGCACGGCTCTGAGGAGGCCCGGCCGCAGTCCTGCTTGCTGGGCTCAGCTGCAGGCAGGCCAGGCGGggagggcagccccagccccaagACCCAGGAGAACAGCCTAAAGCGCAGGCTGTTCCGAAGCATGTTCCTGTCTACTCCTGCCACAGCCCCTCCGAGCAGCAAGCCAGGCCCTCCAACGCAGAGCAAG CCCAGCTCCTCTTTCCGACCACTGCAGAAAGGCTCCCCGTCAAGCCTGGTGGGCAAGGCCCAGTCCTTGCCTTCGGATCAGCCTGTGGGGATCTTCAGCCCTCTGACCACCTCAGATACCAGCAGCCCCCAGAAGTCCCTCCGCACAGCCCCAGCCGCCGGCCCGCCTCCAGGCAGGTCTTCCCCAGCGGGCTCGCCCCGCACCCGGCATGCCCAGATCAGCACCAGCAACCTGTACCTGCCCCACGACCCCGCGGTGGCCAAGGGTGCCCTGGCTGGCGAGGACACGGGCGTTGTGACCCACGAGCAGTTCAAGGCTGCACTCAGGATGGTGGTGGACCAGGGTGACCCCCGGCTGCTGCTGGACAGCTACGTGAAGATTGGCGAGGGCTCCACGGGCATCGTCTGCCTGGCCCGGGAGAAGCACTCGGGCCGCCAGGTGGCCGTCAAGATGATGGACCTCAGGAAGCAGCAGCGCAGGGAGCTGCTCTTTAatgag GTGGTGATCATGCGGGACTACCAGCACCTCAACGTGGTGGAGATGTACAAGAGCTACCTGGTGGGCGAGGAGCTGTGGGTGCTTATGGAGTTCCTGCAGGGCGGGGCCCTCACGGACATCGTCTCCCAAGTCAG GCTGAATGAGGAGCAGATCGCCACTGTGTGTGAGGCTGTGCTGCAGGCCCTGGCTTACCTGCATGCCCAGGGTGTCATCCACCGGGACATCAAGAGTGACTCCATCCTGCTGACCCTCGATGGCAGG GTGAAACTCTCAGACTTTGGATTCTGTGCTCAGATCAGCAAAGATGTCCCTAAGAGGAAGTCTCTGGTGGGAACCCCCTACTGGATGGCTCCTGAAGTGATCTCCAGGTCTTTGTATGCGACTGAG GTGGATATCTGGTCTCTGGGCATCATGGTGATTGAGATGGTGGATGGGGAGCCACCCTACTTCAGTGACTCCCCAGTGCAAGCCATGAAGAGGCTTCGGGACAACCCTCCACCCAAGCTGAAAAACTCTCACAAG GTCTCCCCGGTGCTGCGAGACTTCCTGGAACGGATGCTGGTGCGGGACCCCCAGGAGAGAGCCACAGCCCAGGAGCTCCTGGATCACCCCTTCCTGCTGCAGACGGGGCTGCCCGAGTGCCTGGTGCCCCTGATCCAGCTCTACCGCAAGCAGACCTCCGCCTGCTGA
- the ANKRD63 gene encoding ankyrin repeat domain-containing protein 63, protein MLKPKDLCPRAGTRTFLEAMQAGKVHLARFVLDALDRSIIDCRAEQGRTPLMVAVGLPDPALRARFVRLLLEQGAAVNLRDERGRTALSLACERGHLDAVQLLVQFSGDPEAADSAGNSPVMWAAACGHGAVLEFLVRSFRRLGLRLDRTNRAGLTALQLAAARGHGTCVQALTGPWGRAAAAAAARGSNSDSPPGRPAPAPSPERRRPSPRRLPRPLLARFARAAGGHGHGGEAGSGGKSSGRHRAQGSERPELGRSMSLALGAVTEEEAARLRAGALMARPNSPQSSGTGRWRSQEVLEGAPPTLVQAPIGLSPHPEGDPGSGRLGLRRRSTAPDIPSLVGETPGPESGPELEANALPHSVPGPQPWQEGTEAVVLHSQR, encoded by the coding sequence ATGCTCAAGCCCAAGGACCTGTGCCCCCGAGCGGGTACGCGCACCTTCCTTGAGGCCATGCAGGCGGGCAAAGTGCACCTGGCCCGCTTTGTGCTGGATGCTCTGGACCGCAGCATCATCGACTGCCGCGCGGAGCAGGGCCGCACGCCACTCATGGTGGCCGTGGGGCTGCCGGACCCCGCGCTGCGCGCGCGCTTTGTGCGGCTACTGCTGGAGCAGGGTGCGGCCGTGAACCTGCGGGACGAGCGCGGCCGCACGGCGCTCAGCCTGGCGTGTGAGCGCGGCCACCTGGACGCCGTGCAGCTGCTGGTGCAGTTCAGCGGTGACCCCGAGGCGGCCGACTCGGCAGGCAACAGCCCCGTGATGTGGGCGGCGGCGTGCGGCCATGGGGCGGTGCTCGAGTTCCTGGTGCGCTCTTTCCGCCGCCTCGGCCTGCGCCTCGACCGCACCAACCGTGCGGGCCTCACGGCGCTGCAGCTGGCCGCCGCCCGCGGCCACGGGACCTGCGTGCAGGCCCTCACCGGGCCCTGGGGCCGCgcagccgctgccgccgccgcccgggGCTCCAACTCCGACAGCCCCCCTGGTCGTCCGGCTCCCGCGCCCAGCCCCGAGCGCCGACGACCCAGCCCCCGGCGCCTACCGCGGCCTCTCCTGGCGCGCTTTGCGCGAGCGGCCGGCGGCCACGGTCACGGCGGCGAGGCTGGCTCTGGGGGCAAGAGCTCGGGCCGGCACCGGGCGCAGGGCAGCGAGCGGCCCGAGCTGGGCCGGAGCATGAGCCTGGCTCTGGGGGCCGTGACCGAGGAGGAGGCTGCTCGACTGCGGGCGGGAGCCCTGATGGCCCGACCAAACTCGCCACAGTCTTCGGGGACCGGGCGGTGGCGTTCACAGGAGGTGCTGGAGGGAGCGCCCCCGACTTTAGTGCAAGCCCCCATCGGCCTTAGCCCCCACCCCGAGGGCGACCCCGGCAGTGGCCGCTTGGGTTTGCGCCGACGCTCCACAGCTCCAGACATCCCCAGTCTGGTTGGGGAGACCCCAGGGCCCGAGAGCGGCCCAGAGTTAGAGGCCAACGCACTGCCCCACTCGGTGCCTGGGCCTCAGCCTTGGCAGGAGGGCACGGAGGCCGTGGTGCTGCACTCTCAGCGGTGA